One genomic window of Deinococcus budaensis includes the following:
- a CDS encoding GlsB/YeaQ/YmgE family stress response membrane protein yields the protein MSWIILILVGALCGWLASLIMKTDAQQGAVANILIGIVGALLAQFLFGNLLGIGGAQAAGSGFSFWSIIWGLVGSIVLIAILKALKVLR from the coding sequence ATGAGTTGGATCATCCTTATTCTGGTTGGCGCTCTGTGCGGCTGGCTCGCGAGCCTGATTATGAAGACCGACGCCCAGCAGGGCGCGGTAGCGAACATCCTGATCGGTATCGTGGGGGCGTTGCTGGCCCAGTTCCTCTTCGGGAACCTGCTCGGGATCGGCGGGGCGCAGGCGGCAGGCAGCGGCTTCAGCTTCTGGAGCATCATCTGGGGCCTGGTCGGCAGCATCGTGCTGATCGCGATTCTCAAGGCGCTCAAGGTTCTGCGTTAA
- the rpmB gene encoding 50S ribosomal protein L28, translating to MSKVCEVCGKGPIVVNSVIRRGKARAKGGVGRKVTGVTKRSQKPNLQPLTVSRAGVSVRMRVCTKCRKSLI from the coding sequence ATGTCGAAAGTGTGCGAAGTGTGCGGTAAGGGGCCGATTGTCGTCAACTCGGTGATTCGCCGGGGCAAGGCCCGCGCCAAGGGGGGCGTAGGCCGCAAGGTCACGGGCGTGACCAAGCGGTCGCAGAAGCCCAACCTCCAGCCCCTGACGGTCAGCCGTGCAGGCGTGTCGGTGCGGATGCGGGTCTGCACCAAGTGCCGCAAGAGCCTGATCTGA